A genome region from Arthrobacter sp. V1I9 includes the following:
- the rpsL gene encoding 30S ribosomal protein S12 has product MPTINQLVRKGRTPKVSKTKAPALKGSPMRRGVCTRVYTTTPKKPNSALRKVARVRLNGGVEVTAYIPGVGHNLQEHSIVLVRGGRVKDLPGVRYKIVRGALDTQGVKNRKQARSRYGAKMEKK; this is encoded by the coding sequence GTGCCTACGATTAACCAGCTGGTCCGCAAGGGCCGCACGCCTAAGGTCTCCAAGACCAAGGCCCCCGCGCTTAAGGGCAGCCCCATGCGCCGCGGTGTTTGCACCCGCGTTTACACCACCACCCCGAAGAAGCCGAACTCGGCTCTGCGTAAGGTGGCACGTGTGCGCCTCAACGGCGGCGTGGAAGTAACCGCCTACATCCCCGGTGTGGGACACAACCTGCAGGAGCACTCCATTGTGCTCGTTCGCGGCGGTCGTGTGAAGGACCTCCCGGGTGTCCGCTACAAGATCGTCCGTGGCGCCCTCGATACCCAGGGTGTCAAGAACCGTAAGCAGGCACGCAGCCGCTACGGCGCAAAGATGGAGAAGAAGTAA
- a CDS encoding aminoacyl-tRNA deacylase, which translates to MGDETGAGTLPQGGSGRDRFLADAAARGLQVDVVERPAAKSLEEAAGILGITPADIVKSLVVKHKDGSFLFALVPGDRQISWPKLRNLVGVNKLSLPTADVALGATGYERGTITPLGSTNEWPVYADATITGRRISMGAGAHGYSAFVDADALTGALRAVVADISDPA; encoded by the coding sequence ATGGGAGACGAAACCGGAGCCGGCACTCTGCCTCAAGGCGGCTCCGGCAGGGACAGGTTCCTTGCCGACGCCGCAGCCCGGGGACTGCAGGTGGACGTAGTGGAAAGACCGGCTGCGAAAAGCCTGGAAGAGGCGGCCGGCATCCTGGGCATCACGCCCGCGGACATCGTGAAGTCGCTGGTGGTCAAGCACAAGGACGGCTCGTTCCTCTTTGCGCTGGTCCCCGGTGACCGCCAGATTTCCTGGCCCAAGCTGCGGAACCTTGTGGGCGTCAACAAGCTTTCGCTGCCGACCGCGGACGTGGCGCTGGGCGCAACCGGCTATGAACGCGGCACCATCACCCCGCTTGGCAGCACCAACGAGTGGCCGGTGTACGCCGATGCCACCATCACGGGCCGGCGGATTTCAATGGGCGCAGGGGCGCATGGCTACAGCGCCTTCGTGGACGCCGATGCCCTCACGGGCGCGCTGCGCGCCGTCGTTGCGGATATCAGCGACCCCGCCTGA
- a CDS encoding acetyl-CoA C-acetyltransferase — MGNSADNTDVVILAAVRTPQGRINGQLASFTAVDLGAHAIKAALEASGVDAGQVNAVIMGQVLQAGAGQNPARQSSISAGIGWNVPAVTVNKVCLSGLTAVIDAARMIRGGEASVVVAGGQESMTRAPHLLPGSRQGWTYGAIQALDVAAHDGLTDAFDGQSMGLSTETRNLALGIDRTSQDNVAAQSHQRAALAAKNGTFDDEIVPLSVKQRKGDPLVVSTDEGVRPNASVESLAGLRAAFVTDGTITAGNSSPLSDGAAALVLASRAFAEEHGLEYLAVVGKPGQVAGPDNSLHSQPSNAIMNALGHAGWTTADLDFIEINEAFGSVAVQSLQDLDYPLEKCNIHGGAIALGHPIGASGARLAAHAAHELKRRGTGKAAVSLCGGGGQGEALLLYRD; from the coding sequence ATGGGCAACTCCGCAGACAACACTGACGTTGTCATACTTGCAGCAGTCCGTACACCGCAGGGCCGGATCAACGGACAGCTGGCGAGCTTTACTGCCGTCGATCTCGGCGCGCACGCCATCAAGGCAGCGCTGGAGGCCAGCGGTGTGGACGCAGGCCAGGTGAACGCCGTCATCATGGGACAGGTGCTCCAGGCAGGCGCCGGGCAGAACCCCGCACGGCAAAGCTCCATCAGCGCCGGAATCGGCTGGAATGTTCCGGCCGTGACCGTGAACAAGGTCTGCCTCTCGGGGCTGACTGCGGTCATCGACGCCGCCCGCATGATCCGCGGCGGGGAGGCGTCCGTGGTGGTGGCGGGCGGTCAGGAGTCCATGACCCGGGCACCGCATCTGCTGCCCGGGTCGCGGCAGGGGTGGACCTACGGCGCCATCCAGGCTTTGGACGTTGCTGCGCACGATGGACTCACCGATGCCTTTGACGGCCAGTCAATGGGTCTGTCCACCGAGACCCGTAACCTTGCGCTGGGCATCGACAGGACGTCCCAGGACAACGTCGCCGCCCAGTCGCACCAGCGCGCGGCGCTGGCGGCCAAGAACGGCACGTTCGACGACGAGATCGTGCCCCTCAGCGTGAAGCAGCGCAAGGGCGATCCGCTGGTTGTCTCCACGGACGAGGGGGTCCGCCCCAACGCCTCCGTCGAGTCCTTGGCCGGGCTGCGGGCTGCCTTCGTCACGGACGGCACCATTACCGCCGGCAACTCCTCTCCCCTGTCCGACGGCGCCGCCGCCCTGGTCCTGGCTTCCCGAGCCTTTGCCGAGGAACACGGGCTGGAATACCTGGCAGTCGTCGGCAAGCCGGGCCAAGTTGCCGGGCCGGACAACTCGCTGCATTCCCAGCCCTCCAACGCCATAATGAACGCCCTTGGCCATGCGGGATGGACCACCGCGGACCTGGACTTCATCGAGATCAATGAAGCGTTCGGATCCGTGGCAGTGCAGTCGCTGCAGGACCTGGACTACCCCCTGGAGAAGTGCAACATCCATGGCGGTGCCATCGCACTGGGCCATCCCATCGGCGCATCCGGCGCCCGCCTGGCAGCGCACGCCGCACACGAACTCAAGCGGCGCGGAACGGGCAAGGCAGCAGTGTCCCTGTGCGGCGGCGGCGGACAGGGCGAAGCGCTCCTGCTGTACCGCGACTGA
- the rpsG gene encoding 30S ribosomal protein S7: MPRKGPAPKRPLVLDPVYGSPLVTQLINKVLVDGKKSTAERIVYGALEGARAKSGGDPVAALKKAMDNVKPSLEVRSRRVGGATYQVPVEVKPGRSTALALRWLVGYSKARREKTMTERLQNEILDASNGLGAAVKRREDTHKMAESNKAFAHYRW; the protein is encoded by the coding sequence ATGCCTCGCAAGGGTCCGGCCCCCAAGCGGCCGCTCGTACTAGATCCCGTTTACGGCTCCCCGCTGGTTACCCAGCTCATCAACAAGGTGCTCGTTGACGGTAAGAAGTCCACTGCAGAGCGCATCGTCTACGGTGCCCTCGAAGGCGCACGCGCCAAGTCCGGCGGCGACCCCGTAGCAGCCCTCAAGAAGGCCATGGACAACGTCAAGCCTTCCCTCGAGGTCCGCTCACGCCGCGTCGGCGGCGCCACCTACCAGGTTCCGGTTGAGGTCAAGCCGGGCCGCTCCACCGCACTCGCCCTGCGCTGGCTGGTTGGCTACTCCAAGGCCCGCCGCGAAAAGACGATGACCGAGCGCCTCCAGAACGAAATCCTGGATGCCTCCAACGGTCTCGGTGCCGCTGTGAAGCGTCGCGAAGACACCCACAAGATGGCCGAGTCCAACAAGGCCTTCGCACACTACCGCTGGTAA
- the rplL gene encoding 50S ribosomal protein L7/L12, whose translation MAKLSNEELIEAFKELTIIELSEFVKLFEETFEVTAAAVAVAGPAGAAAEEVEEKTDFDVVLESAGEKKIAVIKEVRAITSLGLKEAKDLVDSAPKAVLEGATKEAAEKAKEQLEAAGATVTLK comes from the coding sequence ATGGCGAAGCTCAGCAACGAAGAGCTCATTGAAGCTTTCAAGGAACTGACCATCATCGAGCTCTCCGAGTTCGTCAAGCTCTTCGAAGAGACCTTCGAAGTTACCGCTGCTGCTGTAGCTGTTGCTGGCCCCGCCGGCGCTGCTGCAGAAGAGGTTGAAGAGAAGACCGACTTCGATGTCGTCCTCGAATCTGCCGGCGAAAAGAAGATCGCAGTGATCAAGGAAGTTCGCGCCATCACCTCCCTCGGCCTCAAGGAAGCCAAGGACCTGGTTGACAGCGCACCCAAGGCTGTTCTCGAAGGCGCCACCAAGGAAGCTGCCGAGAAGGCCAAGGAGCAGCTCGAGGCTGCAGGCGCCACCGTTACCCTCAAGTAA
- the rpoB gene encoding DNA-directed RNA polymerase subunit beta, producing the protein MVASSTSNNETANTADSTDGATRRLSFAKIHEPLDVPNLLALQTDSFDWLVGNERWQARVAKAVEENDLSVATTSGLSDIFEEISPIEDFQGTMSLSFSDPEFADPKYTMAECKDRDATYSAPLYVKAEFMNNNTGEIKQQTVFMGDFPLMTEKGTFVVNGTERVVVSQLVRSPGAYFERAADKTSDKDIFTAKIIPSRGAWFELEIDKRDQVGVRLDRKRKQSVTVLLKALGWTEGQILEEFGQYDSMRATLEKDATETREDALLDIYRKLRPGEPPTVEAAQSLLDNLYFNSKRYDLAKVGRYKINRKLGIDRSLGDKEASVLHVEDIVAMIKFLVALHAGEKTTKGIRDGQEVDLRVEIDDIDHFGNRRIRAVGELIENQVRTGLSRMERVVRERMTTQDVEAITPQTLINIRPVVAAIKEFFGTSQLSQFMDQNNPLSGLTHKRRLSALGPGGLSRDRAGMEVRDVHPSHYGRMCPIETPEGPNIGLIGSLASYGRINPFGFIETPYRLVKNGVVSDDVQYLTADDEAEVLIAQANAPLDENKKFAEDTVLVRARGGGGEPVLVPAEDVEFMDVSPRQMVSVATALIPFLEHDDANRALMGANMQRQAVPLVRSEAPFVGTGMERAAAVDAGDVTIAKKAGVVTEVSAELVIMLNDDGTETNYRINKFARSNQGNCYNNRVLVNEGQRLEVGGIIADGPATDQGELALGKNLLVAFMSWEGHNFEDAIILSQRIVAEDVLSSIHIEEHEIDARDTKLGAEEITRDIPNVSEEVLGGLDERGIIHIGAEVEAGDILVGKVTPKGETELTPEERLLRAIFGEKSREVRDTSLKVPHGESGTVIGVRVFDRDNDDELPPGVNQLVRVYVAAKRKITDGDKLAGRHGNKGVISKILPIEDMPFLADGTPVDIVLNPLGVPGRMNVGQVLETHLGWVAKTGWKIEGEPEWVKQLPNLPRESGQTTVATPVFDGAREEEITGLLDSTNVTRDGQRLIDSSGKTRLFDGRSGEPFPDPISVGYMYILKLHHLVDDKIHARSTGPYSMITQQPLGGKAQFGGQRFGEMEVWALEAYGAAYTLQELLTIKSDDIHGRVKVYEAIVKGENIPEPGVPESFKVLIKEMQSLCLNVEVLSTDGTTIEMRDSDDAVFTAAEELGIDLSRAEPSSVEEV; encoded by the coding sequence TTGGTCGCCTCGAGCACCTCTAATAACGAAACCGCTAACACCGCCGACAGCACTGATGGTGCCACTCGCCGGCTCTCATTCGCAAAGATTCACGAACCCCTTGACGTTCCGAATCTGCTTGCCCTCCAGACGGACAGCTTTGACTGGCTGGTCGGAAACGAACGCTGGCAGGCACGCGTAGCGAAGGCCGTAGAAGAAAACGATCTTAGCGTCGCCACCACGTCCGGTCTCTCGGACATCTTCGAAGAGATCTCCCCGATTGAGGACTTCCAGGGCACCATGTCCCTGAGCTTCTCCGATCCGGAGTTCGCTGACCCGAAGTACACCATGGCCGAGTGCAAGGACCGGGACGCAACGTACTCGGCGCCGCTGTACGTCAAAGCCGAGTTCATGAACAACAACACGGGCGAAATCAAGCAGCAGACCGTGTTCATGGGCGACTTCCCGCTGATGACCGAGAAGGGCACCTTCGTGGTCAACGGCACCGAGCGTGTCGTCGTCTCCCAGCTGGTCCGTTCCCCGGGCGCCTACTTCGAGCGTGCCGCCGACAAGACCAGCGACAAGGACATCTTCACTGCGAAGATCATCCCGTCCCGCGGCGCCTGGTTCGAGCTCGAAATCGACAAGCGTGACCAGGTCGGCGTTCGCCTCGACCGCAAGCGCAAGCAGTCCGTCACCGTCCTGCTGAAGGCCCTTGGCTGGACCGAAGGCCAGATCCTCGAAGAGTTCGGCCAGTACGACTCCATGCGGGCAACCCTGGAGAAGGACGCCACCGAAACCCGCGAAGACGCATTGCTGGACATCTACCGGAAGCTGCGCCCGGGCGAGCCGCCCACCGTTGAGGCTGCCCAGTCCCTGCTGGACAACCTGTACTTCAACTCCAAGCGCTACGATCTGGCCAAGGTTGGCCGCTACAAGATCAACCGCAAGCTTGGCATCGACCGCTCCCTTGGCGACAAGGAAGCTTCGGTCCTGCACGTTGAAGACATCGTTGCCATGATCAAGTTCCTCGTCGCGCTGCACGCCGGCGAGAAGACCACCAAGGGCATCCGCGATGGCCAGGAAGTGGACCTGCGCGTCGAAATCGACGACATCGACCACTTCGGCAACCGCCGCATCCGCGCCGTCGGCGAGCTCATCGAGAACCAGGTCCGCACCGGCCTGTCCCGTATGGAGCGCGTTGTCCGCGAGCGTATGACCACTCAGGACGTTGAGGCCATCACGCCGCAGACCCTGATCAACATCCGCCCCGTGGTCGCAGCGATCAAGGAGTTCTTCGGAACTTCCCAGCTGTCGCAGTTCATGGACCAGAACAACCCGCTCTCGGGCCTGACCCATAAGCGCCGCCTGTCGGCCCTTGGCCCCGGCGGCCTGTCCCGTGACCGCGCCGGCATGGAAGTCCGTGACGTGCACCCGTCTCACTACGGACGCATGTGCCCCATCGAAACCCCTGAAGGCCCGAACATCGGTCTGATCGGGTCGCTGGCTTCGTACGGACGCATCAACCCGTTCGGCTTCATCGAGACGCCGTACCGCCTGGTCAAGAACGGCGTCGTTTCCGACGACGTCCAGTACCTGACAGCCGACGACGAGGCTGAGGTGCTGATCGCCCAGGCCAACGCGCCGCTGGACGAGAACAAGAAGTTCGCCGAGGACACCGTCCTGGTCCGTGCCCGTGGTGGTGGAGGCGAGCCTGTCCTGGTTCCCGCCGAGGACGTCGAGTTCATGGACGTTTCCCCGCGCCAGATGGTGTCCGTGGCTACCGCCCTGATCCCGTTCCTCGAGCATGACGATGCAAACCGCGCACTCATGGGTGCCAACATGCAGCGCCAGGCCGTGCCGCTGGTCCGTTCCGAGGCTCCGTTCGTGGGCACCGGCATGGAGCGCGCCGCAGCCGTCGACGCCGGCGATGTCACCATCGCGAAGAAGGCCGGTGTGGTTACCGAGGTCTCAGCTGAGCTGGTCATCATGCTCAACGATGACGGCACGGAAACCAACTACCGCATCAACAAGTTCGCGCGTTCCAACCAGGGCAACTGCTACAACAACCGCGTCCTGGTAAACGAAGGCCAGCGCCTGGAAGTTGGCGGCATCATCGCCGACGGCCCGGCAACGGACCAGGGCGAGCTCGCCCTTGGTAAGAACCTGCTCGTGGCATTCATGTCATGGGAAGGCCACAACTTCGAGGACGCCATTATCCTCTCGCAGCGCATTGTTGCCGAGGACGTTCTTTCCTCCATCCACATCGAGGAGCACGAGATTGATGCCCGCGACACCAAGCTTGGTGCCGAGGAAATCACCCGTGACATCCCCAACGTGTCCGAGGAAGTCCTTGGGGGCCTGGACGAGCGCGGCATCATCCACATCGGTGCCGAGGTTGAAGCAGGGGACATCCTGGTCGGAAAGGTCACCCCGAAGGGTGAAACCGAGCTGACCCCGGAAGAGCGCCTACTGCGCGCCATCTTCGGTGAGAAGTCCCGCGAAGTCCGCGACACCTCCCTCAAGGTGCCCCACGGCGAGTCCGGTACCGTCATCGGCGTGCGCGTCTTCGACCGCGACAACGACGACGAGCTGCCCCCGGGCGTGAACCAGCTGGTCCGCGTCTACGTGGCTGCCAAGCGCAAGATCACCGACGGCGACAAGCTCGCCGGCCGCCACGGCAACAAGGGTGTTATCTCCAAGATCCTTCCGATCGAGGACATGCCCTTCCTTGCCGACGGCACCCCCGTTGATATCGTCCTGAACCCGCTGGGTGTCCCGGGCCGTATGAACGTGGGCCAGGTGCTCGAAACGCACCTCGGCTGGGTTGCCAAGACCGGCTGGAAGATTGAAGGCGAGCCCGAGTGGGTCAAGCAGCTGCCGAACCTGCCGCGCGAGAGTGGCCAGACCACTGTTGCAACGCCGGTGTTCGACGGTGCCCGCGAAGAGGAAATCACGGGCCTGCTGGACTCCACCAACGTGACCCGTGACGGCCAGCGCCTGATCGACTCCTCCGGCAAGACCCGTCTGTTCGACGGCCGCTCCGGCGAGCCGTTCCCGGATCCGATCTCGGTCGGCTACATGTACATCCTGAAGCTCCACCACCTGGTGGACGACAAGATCCACGCGCGCTCCACCGGCCCGTACTCCATGATCACGCAGCAGCCGCTGGGTGGTAAGGCACAGTTCGGTGGCCAGCGCTTCGGTGAAATGGAAGTGTGGGCGCTCGAAGCTTACGGCGCCGCCTACACGCTCCAGGAACTCCTCACGATCAAGTCTGATGACATCCATGGTCGTGTGAAGGTCTACGAAGCCATCGTCAAGGGCGAGAACATCCCCGAGCCGGGTGTTCCCGAGTCCTTCAAGGTCTTGATCAAGGAAATGCAGTCGCTGTGCCTGAACGTGGAAGTCCTCTCCACGGACGGAACCACAATTGAAATGCGTGACTCTGATGACGCAGTCTTCACCGCTGCGGAAGAACTGGGCATCGATCTGTCTCGTGCAGAGCCTAGTTCGGTAGAAGAGGTTTAG
- a CDS encoding DNA-directed RNA polymerase subunit beta', with protein sequence MSSESSFGLMQIGLATAEDIRGWSYGEVKKPETINYRTLKPEKDGLFCEKIFGPSRDWECYCGKYKRVRFKGIICERCGVEVTRAKVRRERMGHIELAAPVTHIWYFKGVPSRLGYLLDLAPKDLEKVIYFAAYMITSVDEAARHEELPNLQVEHDIEKKQLIDNRDSDIAAIARDLEGEIARLEGEGAKAADKKKARDSADRQMANVRKRADADIERLEQVWDRFKNLKVADLEGDEGLYRELRDRYGMYFEGSMGAEAIKKRLESFDMQAESDLLRDIIANGKGQRKTRALKRLKVVNAFLTTNNSPLGMVLDAVPVIPPELRPMVQLDGGRFATSDLNDLYRRVINRNNRLKRLLDLGAPEIIVNNEKRMLQEAVDSLFDNGRRGRPVTGPGNRPLKSLSDMLKGKQGRFRQNLLGKRVDYSGRSVIVVGPQLKLHQCGLPKQMALELFKPFVMKRLVDLNHAQNIKSAKRMVERYRPQVWDVLEEIITEHPVLLNRAPTLHRLGIQAFEPQLVEGKAIQLHPLVCGAFNADFDGDQMAVHLPLSPEAQAEARILMLSSNNILKPSDGRPVTLPSQDMIIGLYHLTTKRAGSAGEGRVFASVSEAIMAFDARELHLNSQVKIRLEGFVPYAGWEAPEGWEQGQPALVQTSLGQVLFNETLPEDYPWVEAVADKGELSRIVNDLAERYPKVVTAATLDNLKDAGFYWATRSGVTVAISDIEVPAAKPQILAGYEERAAKIQGQYDKGLIDDDERRQELIEIWNKATNEIAQAMRDSLSPMNTINRMVSSGARGNWMQVRQIAGIRGLVANPKGEIIPRPIKSSYREGLSVLEYFIATHGARKGLADTALRTANSGYLTRRLVDVSQDVIVREEDCGTERGLVTPIAVADSNGELVLDENVENSAYARTLAVDVVDSEGNVLAAAGTDCGDVVIAELFAAGITEVKVRSVLTCESSVGTCALCYGRSLATGKTVDIGEAVGIIAAQSIGEPGTQLTMRTFHTGGAVSASGGDDITQGLPRIQELFEARTPKGVAPIAEAAGRITIEESERQMRLVITPDDGTEEIAYPVLRRSRLLIEDGDHVTVGQKLINGPVDPKQVLRIMGPRAAQKFLVDEVQGVYRSQGIGIHDKHVEVIVRQMLRRVTVIESGESDLLPGELAERSRFEDANRRVVSEGKAPASGRPELMGITKASLATESWLSAASFQETTRVLTQAAMEGKSDPLLGLKENVIIGKLIPAGTGLPRYTEVTVEPTEEAKANLFTGPSAFSDFSYDTLGGDGAPEFHAIPLDDYDLGNDFR encoded by the coding sequence ATGTCCAGCGAATCCTCCTTCGGCCTCATGCAAATCGGCCTCGCAACCGCGGAAGACATCCGCGGCTGGTCTTACGGCGAGGTTAAGAAGCCGGAAACCATCAACTACCGCACCCTCAAGCCCGAGAAGGACGGACTCTTCTGCGAGAAGATCTTCGGCCCGTCCCGGGACTGGGAGTGCTACTGCGGCAAGTACAAGCGCGTGCGCTTCAAGGGCATCATCTGCGAGCGTTGTGGCGTTGAAGTCACCCGCGCAAAGGTCCGCCGCGAACGCATGGGCCACATTGAGCTGGCCGCTCCCGTCACGCACATCTGGTACTTCAAGGGTGTTCCCTCCCGTCTGGGCTACCTCCTTGACCTGGCACCGAAGGACCTCGAAAAGGTCATCTACTTCGCTGCCTACATGATCACCAGCGTTGACGAAGCTGCCCGCCACGAGGAACTGCCCAACCTGCAGGTTGAGCACGACATCGAGAAGAAGCAGCTCATCGACAACCGCGACTCCGACATCGCGGCGATCGCCCGCGACCTCGAAGGCGAAATTGCCCGCCTTGAGGGTGAAGGCGCGAAGGCTGCCGACAAGAAGAAGGCCCGCGACTCCGCCGACCGCCAGATGGCCAACGTGCGCAAGCGTGCCGACGCCGATATCGAGCGCCTCGAGCAGGTCTGGGACCGCTTCAAGAACCTCAAGGTCGCAGACCTCGAGGGTGACGAAGGCCTGTACCGCGAGCTTCGCGACCGCTACGGCATGTACTTCGAAGGCTCCATGGGTGCCGAAGCCATCAAGAAGCGTCTTGAAAGCTTCGACATGCAGGCCGAGTCGGACCTGCTGCGCGACATCATCGCCAACGGTAAGGGCCAGCGCAAGACCCGTGCCCTCAAGCGCCTGAAGGTGGTCAACGCGTTCCTGACCACCAACAACAGCCCGCTTGGCATGGTCCTCGACGCCGTCCCGGTGATCCCGCCGGAACTGCGCCCCATGGTCCAGCTGGACGGCGGCCGCTTCGCGACCTCCGACCTGAACGACCTGTACCGCCGTGTGATCAACCGCAACAACCGCCTCAAGCGACTGCTTGACCTGGGTGCTCCGGAGATCATCGTCAACAACGAGAAGCGCATGCTTCAGGAAGCTGTTGACAGCCTCTTCGACAACGGCCGCCGCGGCCGTCCGGTCACCGGACCGGGCAACCGTCCGCTGAAGTCCCTGAGCGACATGCTCAAGGGCAAGCAGGGCCGTTTCCGCCAGAACCTCCTCGGCAAGCGCGTCGACTACTCCGGCCGTTCGGTCATCGTCGTCGGCCCGCAGCTGAAGCTGCACCAGTGCGGCCTGCCCAAGCAGATGGCCCTGGAGCTCTTCAAGCCGTTCGTGATGAAGCGCCTGGTTGACCTTAACCACGCCCAGAACATCAAGTCGGCCAAGCGCATGGTTGAGCGTTACCGTCCGCAGGTTTGGGACGTGCTGGAAGAGATCATCACCGAACACCCGGTGCTGCTCAACCGCGCACCTACCCTGCACCGCCTCGGCATCCAGGCCTTCGAGCCGCAGCTTGTTGAAGGCAAGGCAATCCAGCTCCACCCGCTGGTTTGTGGCGCCTTCAACGCCGACTTCGACGGCGACCAGATGGCAGTGCACCTGCCGCTGAGCCCCGAAGCCCAGGCTGAAGCCCGCATCCTGATGCTGTCCTCGAACAACATCCTGAAGCCCTCCGACGGACGCCCGGTCACCCTGCCCTCGCAGGATATGATCATCGGCCTCTACCACCTGACCACCAAGCGTGCCGGTTCAGCTGGCGAAGGCCGCGTCTTCGCGTCGGTTTCGGAAGCCATCATGGCGTTCGACGCCCGCGAGCTGCACCTGAACTCGCAGGTCAAGATCCGCCTCGAAGGCTTCGTGCCCTACGCAGGCTGGGAAGCTCCGGAAGGCTGGGAGCAGGGTCAGCCCGCACTCGTCCAGACCTCCCTGGGCCAGGTGCTCTTCAACGAGACCCTGCCCGAGGACTACCCCTGGGTTGAGGCTGTGGCAGACAAGGGCGAGCTGTCCCGCATCGTCAACGACCTCGCCGAGCGCTACCCCAAGGTTGTCACCGCGGCAACGCTGGACAACCTGAAGGATGCCGGTTTCTACTGGGCCACCCGTTCAGGCGTCACCGTCGCCATCTCGGACATCGAGGTTCCGGCCGCAAAGCCGCAGATCCTCGCCGGCTACGAGGAGCGGGCCGCCAAGATCCAGGGCCAGTACGACAAGGGCCTGATCGACGACGACGAGCGTCGCCAGGAACTGATCGAGATCTGGAACAAGGCAACCAACGAGATCGCCCAGGCTATGCGTGACAGCCTGTCGCCGATGAACACCATCAACCGCATGGTGTCCTCCGGTGCACGTGGTAACTGGATGCAGGTTCGCCAGATCGCGGGTATCCGTGGCCTGGTGGCGAACCCGAAGGGTGAGATTATTCCCCGTCCCATCAAGTCCTCCTACCGTGAGGGCCTGTCGGTTCTGGAATACTTCATCGCCACCCACGGCGCCCGTAAGGGTCTGGCTGACACCGCGCTGCGTACCGCCAACTCGGGTTACCTGACCCGTCGTCTGGTGGACGTGTCCCAGGACGTCATCGTCCGCGAAGAGGACTGCGGCACTGAGCGTGGCCTGGTCACGCCCATCGCCGTCGCCGATTCCAACGGTGAGCTGGTACTGGACGAGAACGTCGAAAACAGCGCCTACGCACGTACGCTGGCTGTCGACGTCGTGGACTCCGAGGGCAACGTCCTCGCAGCCGCCGGCACCGACTGCGGTGACGTGGTCATTGCCGAGCTGTTCGCGGCGGGCATCACCGAGGTCAAGGTCCGCTCCGTACTCACCTGTGAGTCCAGCGTCGGCACCTGCGCCCTGTGCTACGGCCGTTCGCTGGCCACCGGCAAGACCGTGGACATTGGTGAAGCCGTGGGCATCATCGCTGCACAGTCCATCGGTGAGCCCGGTACCCAGCTGACCATGCGTACGTTCCACACCGGTGGTGCAGTTTCCGCCAGCGGTGGCGACGACATCACCCAGGGTCTGCCCCGTATCCAGGAGCTCTTCGAAGCCCGTACTCCCAAGGGTGTTGCACCGATTGCAGAAGCAGCCGGCCGCATCACCATCGAAGAGTCCGAGCGCCAGATGCGCCTGGTCATCACTCCCGATGACGGAACTGAAGAGATCGCCTACCCGGTCCTGCGCCGTTCACGCCTGCTGATCGAGGATGGCGACCACGTCACCGTCGGCCAGAAGCTGATCAACGGACCGGTGGATCCCAAGCAGGTCCTGCGCATCATGGGTCCCCGTGCGGCACAGAAGTTCCTGGTGGACGAGGTCCAGGGCGTGTACCGCAGCCAGGGCATCGGTATCCACGACAAGCATGTCGAGGTTATCGTTCGCCAGATGCTGCGCCGCGTCACGGTCATCGAGTCCGGCGAATCGGACCTGCTGCCCGGCGAGCTCGCCGAGCGCAGCCGCTTCGAGGACGCCAACCGCCGTGTTGTGTCCGAGGGCAAGGCTCCGGCTTCCGGACGTCCTGAGCTCATGGGCATCACCAAGGCGTCGCTGGCCACCGAGTCCTGGCTGTCCGCAGCTTCCTTCCAGGAGACCACCCGCGTCCTGACGCAGGCGGCCATGGAAGGCAAGAGCGATCCGCTGCTCGGCCTCAAGGAGAACGTCATCATCGGTAAGCTGATCCCGGCCGGCACGGGCCTCCCGCGCTACACCGAGGTCACCGTCGAGCCCACTGAAGAAGCAAAGGCCAACCTGTTCACCGGCCCCAGCGCATTCAGTGACTTCTCGTACGACACCCTGGGCGGCGACGGAGCTCCTGAGTTCCACGCCATCCCGCTGGATGACTACGACCTGGGCAACGACTTCCGGTAA